A genomic window from Bdellovibrio sp. SKB1291214 includes:
- a CDS encoding siderophore-interacting protein, whose amino-acid sequence MEPKDREIKTVMHQVKTRILTIKSMEQVTSRIKRITFTGDELSDFISLSPDDHIKAFFPYPGEDKPVMPVMGPNGPTTPEGGRKPIMRDYTPVRYDNSARELDIEFVLHGDGPGSQWAQNAQIGQTLTIGGPRGSRVVPYNFDWYLMIGDESAIPSFARRLKELPKDSLSIVVIETEDASQKIDLEHNGKVEIHWIYRNGRPAGQVEELKHKVSSLPVFSGDYFAWVALEKSCAMQIKDLLITIRGGREEWIKATGYWHAEKNN is encoded by the coding sequence ATGGAGCCAAAAGACAGAGAAATTAAAACCGTTATGCATCAGGTGAAGACTCGCATTCTTACAATTAAAAGTATGGAGCAAGTTACTTCGCGTATTAAACGAATTACATTTACTGGTGACGAGCTGAGCGATTTTATATCGCTTTCACCTGATGACCATATTAAAGCTTTCTTTCCCTATCCTGGCGAAGACAAACCTGTAATGCCAGTGATGGGTCCGAATGGCCCCACAACACCCGAAGGTGGGCGCAAACCAATCATGCGGGATTATACTCCAGTTCGCTATGATAACTCTGCCCGCGAGCTCGATATTGAATTTGTCTTGCACGGAGACGGCCCCGGATCGCAGTGGGCGCAAAACGCACAAATAGGACAGACTCTGACAATCGGAGGCCCGCGCGGGTCTCGCGTTGTACCTTACAACTTCGATTGGTATTTGATGATTGGCGATGAATCTGCGATTCCCTCTTTTGCTCGTCGCCTAAAGGAACTTCCCAAAGATTCTCTATCGATCGTTGTGATTGAAACTGAAGATGCGTCACAAAAAATAGACCTTGAACACAACGGCAAAGTGGAAATTCACTGGATTTATCGCAATGGTAGACCTGCAGGACAAGTGGAAGAACTGAAACACAAGGTTTCAAGTCTTCCAGTGTTTAGTGGCGATTACTTTGCGTGGGTTGCCTTAGAAAAATCCTGTGCCATGCAAATCAAAGACTTACTAATCACGATACGCGGCGGACGCGAAGAGTGGATTAAGGCGACAGGCTATTGGCACGCTGAAAAAAACAATTAG